The Lemur catta isolate mLemCat1 chromosome 8, mLemCat1.pri, whole genome shotgun sequence genome has a segment encoding these proteins:
- the LOC123644104 gene encoding uncharacterized protein LOC123644104 — MHLEKPYQLFLCNKVKELELGKQGPAALQCFPSPQSIHSSPFQGPLLAPSPSVVPSATLPGTLWPPGFPLRQTPKLCSQCCSRLPTGLASSHFFWTPFYAPYESTWAAITEDHSLGDLTEIYFLTAVETGSPRSRCQQDWIPLRAVREGPAPGLSPGLAVVEAQLGGDLLEPSSWNVACGICPVWVQVLTCHFPDSSSKEYSISSVWYN; from the exons ATGCACCTTGAGAAGCCGTACCAACTTTTCCTGTGCAATAAAGTGAAAGAGTTAGAGCTTGGGAAGCAG GGTCCAGCGGCTCTCCAGTGCTTCCCATCTCCCCAGAGCATACACTCGAGTCCTTTCCAAGGCCCTCTTCTGGCCCCATCTCCTTCCGTTGTCCCCTCAGCCACCCTCCCAGGCACCCTCTGGCCCCCGGGCTTTCCTCTAAGGCAAACGCCCAAGCTCTGCTCTCAGTGCTGTTCCCGGCTACCCACAGGGCTTGCGTCCTCCCACTTCTTTTGGACCCCTTTCTATGCCCCCTATGAATCcacttgggctgccataacagaggACCACAGCCTGGGTgacttaacagaaatttattttctcacagcggtggagactggaagtccaagatcacggTGTCAGCAGGACTGGATtcctctgagggctgtgagggaaggacctgccccaggcctctctcctgggctg GCAGTGGTGGAAGCACAGCTTGGGGGTGATCTGTTGGAGCCCAGCAGCTGGAACGTGGCCTGTGGAATCTGTCCAGTCTGGGTTCAAGTCCTCACTTGCCACTTCCCAGATTCGTCTTCTAAG gaaTATTCTATTTCATCTGTGTGGTACAACTGA